From Mastacembelus armatus chromosome 13, fMasArm1.2, whole genome shotgun sequence, one genomic window encodes:
- the LOC113134974 gene encoding olfactory receptor 11A1-like, translating to MANFTQVSYFTLAAYFDTGRLKYLYFIITMSLYFFIIFANVLLIVVICVNKSLHDPMYMFLCSLFVNDLYGSTGLFPFLLVQILSDIHTVSVPFCFLQIFCLYTYASVEFLNLAVMSYDRYLAICCPLQYNTRMTFNVVAILIAVTWFCPFLGLVVMLSLSASLQLCGNIINKVYCDNYCIVKLACSDTRGNNIYGLFSTFLTVVVPLSLILYTYMRILKVCFSGSKQTRQKAVSTCTPHLACLLNFSFAVCFEIVQSRFDMSNVPNMLRIVLSLCWLTCQPLFNPVMYGLKLSKIHIICKSLLLRFIVKCKSSSKSDQVD from the coding sequence ATGGCAAACTTTACACAGGTTTCATATTTCACACTTGCTGCCTACTTTGACACTGGGCgtcttaaatatttatatttcataattactatgtctttatatttttttattatttttgctaaTGTGTTGCTGATAGTGGTGATCTGTGTGAACAAAAGCTTACATGACCCCAtgtacatgtttctgtgcagcCTGTTTGTAAATGATCTGTATGGTAGTACAGGGTTGTTTCCATTCCTTCTGGTTCAGATCCTCTCTGACattcacactgtgtctgttcccttttgtttcctgcagattttctgtttgtatacaTATGCAAGTGTAGAATTTTTAAACTTAGCCGTCATGTCTTATGACAGGTACCTTGCTATCTGTTGTCCTTTACAATATAACACACGTATGACATTTAATGTGGTGGCCATACTTATTGCTGTAACATGGTTCTGTCCTTTTCTTGGACTTGTTGTTATGTTATCATTAAGTGCCTCTTTACAGCTCTGTGGAAACATCATTAACAAAGTTTACTGTGACAACTACTGTATTGTCAAACTGGCCTGTTCTGACACCAGAGGAAATAACATTTATGGacttttttctacttttctaaCAGTGGTTGTTCCTCTAAGTTTAATCCTTTACACTTACATGAGGATtcttaaagtgtgtttttctggttctAAACAGACCAGACAGAAAGCTGTCAGTACCTGCACACCTCACCTTGCTTGTCTGCTCAACTTCTCTTTTGCAGTTTGCTTTGAAATTGTACAGAGCAGGTTTGATATGAGCAATGTGCCAAACATGTTGCGCATTGTTTTATcattatgttggctgacatgCCAGCCACTCTTCAATCCTGTAATGTACGGCCTGAAACTGTCCAAAATCCACATCATATGTAAAAGTCTGTTGTTACGTTTTATTGTAAAGTGTAAATCATCCAGTAAATCTGATCAGGttgattaa